In Zingiber officinale cultivar Zhangliang chromosome 9B, Zo_v1.1, whole genome shotgun sequence, the genomic window TTTCTACCTTCAAAGTATTTTCGAGGAGTTATTTCATAGTGGATGTGTAAAAGAGGATCGACTCCTTGGTTTAGTCACcttattgaggtggataccaTGTAAATCAAGGCGTTAGTGTTTGTTGCGAGTCTTTTGTTGCAAACTATTATCGACGGAGCAAACGGAGCTAATCACCCTTAGCTCCCGGAGTGTCCCAACAATTAGCTCAACTTCCTTCTTCATATCATGTTAAagcataaattaaaatttcctaatttaaacCTTATATTTGTTcactttgacatatatcaaaaatttcTTCCAAAATTTTGTTAATCTTAACCTTccaaaattgaattgaattagataaaaaaaataaaaattaattatttcattaaAGAAAAGTGATTGATgatacttaaaatttatttttttaaaaaaataattatgctATTAAATTATCTCTAGATTtatttatgttttaaatttttaatttattttttgaaaaaaaatcatgtTATTAAATtatctctaatttttttttaaatttatgttattaAATTATCtcctaaatttatttatatttttaattttaaaattttaattaatttttaaataaaaaattaaaataaaaagaaggttaataagataaataaataataaacctctgataaatttttattttatttattttcttataagttagatattaaataataaaacaaaaaagttaatattttaaattttgtattaaacttcttttatatttttaaatttttttattttaaaaaaatctaaagttaaaaataaaaatatgagaaaattttaaaaattatgaatttaatgatgtaatgttttaaaaaataaatttttaatatcatcGATTACTTTTGTATGGAgttctttaattaaataattaattttttaaaatctatttgatttgaataaaaaattaatttttatattaatttagggTTGTGATAGAtggaaagataaaatatttttaaaataaatagcagttaaaatattctattttcaaATTCAACTAcagcttaaaaaaaacttatcatTATCCTTTTTGTCAGCTGAAAATTAATTGTCTTCTAGAAGTTCTTAAAGTTTCAGATGTGTGCTACTGCTTGGCACTTGccttttttattaaattatttttagaaaataattatttgaGATTTATAATAAGAAAACCAATTGTACCACATTTTTTACAATAGGTAAATCTAGATCGTCCGTatccgaccggctataaaataaatttaaagaatttaattaatacatgtcattttaaaatataattaattatattttaattatttaactaTTTACTAGATATGGGCCCGGTCTATACGACTAGGAGCATTATATAGGATGGGACCGGTGGGCGCTTCCAATCTCAAGCCGCGAGAGTTCACGACCATCAAAGTCAGCATGTCGCCGGAGCTCCGAGTAATCAAAAGATATGAAGTCTCCCCGCCTCCTGGAACGGTGGACGACTCCACCTTGTCCCTCACCTACCTCGATTTGCTTTGGCTGAAAAACGGATCGGTCGAACGTGTCTTCTTTTACCCCCTCGCCGTCTCCGTCTCCCACTTCATCGATTCCGTCGTACCCACCCTCAAGTCCTCTCTCTCCGCCGCTCTCCGCCACTTCTACCCACTCGCCGGCAAGATCCGCAGCTCCGCCGCCAGCTCCGACGGTTACGAAATTCACTACGCTGACGGCGACTCTGTTCCCTTCACTGTCGCCGAGTACAGCGGTGACTTCGACGACCTCTCCAGTGACCATCCCCGACTCTTCAACGACATGCTTCCTTTGCTCCCCGAGCTCCCCGAATCCAGCATCGACAACAACGGCATCCGGCTTCTGGCTCTGCAGGCGACGCTCTTCCCGGAGCGCGGGGTCGCGGTTGGAATCAGCGTGCACCACAGCGCCTGCGACGGCTCGAGCTCGACACGGTTCTTGTCCGCGTGGGCTTCTGCCTGCGCAGGTGCCGGAGTTATGGTCCCTCCGGTAATCGACAGAAGTATGATTACCGATCCCGACGATCTCTACTCGGTCTTCTTAAATGGGATTGTGAGGAGGCAATCGAACACATCGATGATGCACCTGAAAGCGCCGCCGGACGCCGTCCTTCAATCCTTCACCATCGGAAAATATCACATCCAGAAATTGAAAGAGTTGGTGGCGCAAAGCGGCGACCTTTCTTTTCGTTGCTCCACGGTCGTCGCGGCCTTCGCCTACGTGTGGGTTTGCCATTTCAAAGCACGACTTCCGGAGATAAGTAACAAGTGCATCCTCATGGCAATGGCGGGCGACTGTAGACCATGGCTGAAGCCGCCGGTCCCGGCGGCGTTCTTCGGGAACTGCATCACATTTGCCTTTACGGAGGCGAAGGCCTGCGATCTCGAGAAGGAAAACGGGGTGGCGGCGGCCGCGAGATTGATCGGGAAAGCGGTCCAGGTGTTCAAAGAGAATCCTTTAAAGGACGCCAAGCATTGGCCGGGAGGCTTCAAGATTGAAAAAGAGCCAGATTTTTTAACCGTCGCCGGTTCGCCGACGTTCAAAGTGTACAATTTGGATTTCGGATGGGGAAGGCCGAAGAAGGTGGAGATAACGTCGATCGCAAAGACCGGTGCCATTTCTGTGGCGGAGAGCAGGCAGGAGGAAGGCGGCGTGGAGATCGGGCTGGTGAGGCCCAAGGCGGAGATGCAGCTATTCGAGAAGCACTTCTACGACGGGCTCAAAATGTTTGAGTGATCCATCGATAGATCTCGTTCGGTTCCACATCGATCGATCAATGATTTCTAAACTGAGGAATTAACTCGAGATACCCATATGAATTATTTAGGCCGACAATATTTATTTCCGATTGTGTTTGCAATGTCAAATAAATCTCACCaattctacttttttttttttttggtcagaTTTGCATGGAGAGTCTGCAATTGACAAAAAAACAATaacagatttttttttagaaactcattttaatttattttgtctCGTTATATTTGACACGCACAACGTTTGCCTTCGTAAAATTGCGCACTTCATTTTGCTCAAAAGCTCATTTAAGTTTTCCCTCCTCTTATCTCTGTCTCTCCGTTCACTAttctctaaaattaatttaaattttaatcgacattttaaatttatttttatttttttaaaactttaataaaaaatttaaaaatatataaaaataataataataaaacatcaaactaattttcctattttttaatatttttttaaatatctaaTTATAAAAGAATAACAAAATACAATTAATAAAGctgattttattaataaaaaataattaaaaaataaagtaaaaattaCTTTTGTTCTAGTCTTCAAAAACTAGTACTACAGCTTAAAATACCAATATTACTATGATGCTAATTTTCAAATACtagcatcacaatatcataaaagTTTCAAATCATTTTGAATATTATTAGGAGAGCCTTAAAATAATAAACGAGGGCCTTAAAATAATAAACGAGAGCTTATTTGGATTCAAATTCACCTAATAAATAGATAGGAGTTATAATGAGTCCAATTAAAactctttaggtccatcaatggattttgacaaaattcattgatggacctagtatactcagatttttttaaaacttaaaatgagATGAAAGAGGTGAGTGTGAAGAAGGGACATATGGTGAGAAATTCTAATATTAAGTCTCCTACATGAAATTATAGATCTGTATCAATTGACATGAAGTCTAAAACTTTCTAAACCTTCTAAGTAATGTTGGGAATCTTTAATTTTACGATACAACGGAGGGCACCCCTAGACTCTAGGGTACTATCACGATCATATATAATGCCCAAATTTGTCTCAATATAGCTTAGGGTTGCTAAGTTTTCAATTCCAAAAGCAAGAGCCTTTAGCTGCAAAGAGAGGTCGAAGGATCAAAGACATGGCGAAGGATCAAAGAGAGGTCGAAAgataaaaaccctaacagcagatAAGAATCGAAAATAGGCCAAACCCTCTATAGAAGACTCCCAAAATCAATAAGCAACAAAATAAAAAGTTGGAAACAAAGACGAAAGGAATCAGTGACAATAGGTTAAATAGTGTACCTTGAAGGAGGCAGAGGTTATCCTAGCTGTGCACTTGGGAGGAGATGGAGGTGCTCCTGGCTATGTAACTGGAAGGAGGCAGAGGTCAGAGACTCGTTAGCGATGGGATGAAGCGAGTGTGTCCGTGGAAGCGACGACACAACAGTAATGAACACTTCCTCTATTAGAATCATAAGGAAATAGCGAGAGTGTAAGGTaaggtgagggagagggagatgAATAACATGAATGTGAAATTTTTGGGTAGAGTGTAGGGATGGAAGTTAATATAAaggcttatttttattttattaatattaatgttattatttaattaattttaaattaatagaataattttaaaaaataggggATGTAAATTATGTTAAGgtaatgaaaattttgaaatgcATAGGAAAATGTTAGGTTTTAAAATATTATGCAAATTTAATAGAGTAATCTTTCGAATGTCGTAACATTTGATTCAAGACTCAGAATCAGCCGTTATCTATGCACACACATGCCGAATTTAAAAATCTACATTTATTATGGAGAATCATTAGCATCAAGTTTCAACTCCAAAAAGCACAGTTTAGATCCTTTTCAAACctccaaatatatttttttaaaaatatttttagtaattttataTTTTGGGTATTTTGACTAATTTTGGTATTTTGCATCAtaagataaagaaaaggaagatAATGATATAAAATGGGAATGTGATATTTTGGGATGAATGTGTGAGCGAGGGAAGTAAATATGTGCACGTTAGGCAAGAAGAACTATTAGTCACTTCCCTATCCTGTgctcaaaatatatatattaggaaaaaaaatagtCTAAACTAGGCAAAAGTTGTATTTTAAAGAATAATCACTTAATTCTAAAAATGAATATGGttgtattttaaagaaattaaaagttATTTGGACATAACAGAGCAAACACCGGACAATATGGCTTGGATAAATACCATATCAATGCATTCTAAGACCAATGCATTATAGACTAAAAAGTCATTCCTCAAACATATCATTCAACTATAATTTGTAAATATAAGTGAAAGTGTATATGTTGGTGAATTTAGATATATTAGTAagtatcaaaattcaaaatataagtaAGAATACAAAATGATGAATCATTGTCACGGAAACAAATCTACTTTAAGGTCATTCAGTGAAAGTCGCATTCATATGATCCTAAGAATAAGAAATATGGATAAGAAAATGAACCTTAATGAGTTCATTCATGATTGGAAGATCTGATTCTACAAACCTGAAATGGTCACTATGGCAACAAACCCCTGCCACAGTTGGATCATAACTTGCAACCGATGGAATCTCCATTAAAGATACAGATCCTAAAGCTTACCGTAGATTTGAGAGATACTAACAGTTGaagaaattgatgatgatgagtGGGCAGAGGAGGCTAGGTCGCGAGCGGCAGGAGTGGCGGAGGAAGCTAGGTTGCGGGCAGCGCAAAGGAGTGGTGGAGGAGGCAAGGTGTGGGCAGCATTCCAATTAGCACAGAACGAGCCACGTAAGTGCAAGGTGGCCATGAGCAACCTCAAGGGCATGCGAGGAAATATCTATAACTAAAAGCTTGTTGTGGATCgccacaacaagaggaagaaagggttACCTCGCCGTTCAAGTAGCCGCTCACGAATCGCCTACAAGCGAACCGAGGCAACTCCTGCTTCGTGCTGGTGACTGGTTAGGCAGCGGTCGCCAATCGCTAGCTCATTGGCCACCTCTCGATCAGCTGGCGCTCAACCTTGTCGCCTGCTTCCTCGTCGGCGATGGAAGAACAAGGAGGCAAGTCTTCTTGTCGGCGACGGAAGAAGATTGTGTTGCGCTGCGGAGAGGAACGGTGACACTGCGGGAAGGGAAAGTTTAGGTTAAAAAAATGAAAGAGTGGGATCATGATGAGATACCGCGTGGGACATGActaaaatctcaaaattattaatACTATTAACAGCATGCCATAGATGGCGCGCCGCAAAAAGGTATGTAAACTTTTAGCAGTGTATTGTGTACGctcttaaatttttaatttgtaatatttttaacaGTGTATTTTGTAGTcgttaaaattttaatctttaatATTTATAATACTTTTAATAGTGTATAAAAAGTGCGctgttaatatttatttttaaccgCGTGTAATTTTTTGCATGCTGTTATTTGTATAAGTATAATACTATATGCAGCGTACTTGATTAGGCACAccgtaaaaattattattaaagacACACCTTAACTGTGCACCATTGATGGCATGCTGCAGAAAGTCAATTTTACTGTAGTGTAGGTCAAAACTCATGCGCCTTTTTCCTTCCTATTTTGCACTTTACCCTATTACGTGGCGATGGCGACAATGTGACTAAGCTAGGTCGGAAGAAAGTGGGGACAAGGAATAGGGGGCgacggagagagagagagagggaggctTTCAATAATTAGAAGGCGGCAGTGAGTGGGGGTCGAAGGTGGCACGCGACGGTAGATGGTGGTGGTGGTAGCAGATGGCGGAGTGGGTTTGGTGTGGACGGTGCGGTATAGGTTTAGgttaggggggggggggaatttttGGTAATtataggtttggagggaagagttgAAGTGTTGAAAAtttttgctaagtatagatgggaaaaataaattaatttttgttaattaacaccacttttaattatattttttactaTACGGTTTCATAGATAGGACAAGGAAGCGCTCATAGAcactgaattttaaaaaaaaaactactaaaaTCAATGTCTATTATCGAGAAAAAGACGCTCATATACACCTGCTAAAAAACGCGGTGCATATAAGCGAAAATATGCGCTGATAGATAccattttttgaaaaatccattttaaaatacTCAAAGAAACCAAAAATTGCTTAAAACTGCTGTTGttccaccggtgtctatgagtatttttcttgtagtggcgcCTCTAACCTCCATAAGTAAggatgtaaacaagccgagccgagccgagttttggggtgttcaaacttgtttgataagataaccgagccgagccaagccgagcttaaaatgaaccaagcttttgaaatgagtgttcaagcttggcttggtttatttgttatgagcttgagcttgtttgaagcttgacttgagcttggttcatttagatgttatcaagctctcaattctagcttggcttgagcttggtttgtttagatgttattaagctctcaattcaaacttggcttgagcttggttcgtttagatgttataaagctctcaattcaagtttgtttgattgtttgaaacttttaattgtttgattgattattaagattgataatttaaatttatttatttatttattttattttattatttatttaacatattgaaaagagttttattaataaatatggttcgtgaacattgttcacgaacgttgttcacgaacattgttcatgaacgttaacgagctgaacacatttgtgttcaaacttatttgtttagcttaacgagctattcaagcttgtttgtttaattaatcttaagtatattgaacgaacataaacaagctcttaccaagctgaaCACCAAGTTTGTttacgaacgcttggttcatttacaaccctatccATAAGGGTGTTTCCAACAAGAGGCGTGAGGGCACCTCTAACCTCCATAAGGGTGTTTCCATCAAGAGGCGTGAGGGCATCTCCAACcttcttggaggcacctccaaccagCTTAGAGTTGCCTTTAGCCCATCTAGTTAACCGTCAAATAGTTAACTCTTCCTCGCGCTTCTTTGAGCTATCTGGAAATGAGTTCGCCTTTGTTGCGGCAATCTATTTGATTAACCACATGCCTAAAGTCGGTCTCCCCCATATGtcctcttttgaaaaattgttcacCACCGTTCCTGATCTTTCTAAGCTTCGAGTTTTCGGGTGTCTATGCTTTCCGTGGTTGCACCCCTACTCTCACCACAAGCTTGATCCCAAGTTCACCTCTTGTGTCTTCCTTGGCGATTCTCTCACCCAGAGTGCCTTCCTGTGCTATGATGTAGCTCTTAAAAGAGTCTTTGTATCTCGTCATGTTAAGTTTATAGAGCATATTTTTCCATTTGTCATCACCTCCTCCTTGGATTCCACAGTAATGGGCACTAACTCTGAGCTCTCTGCTGCACTAGTTCTCTCGTGAGACCCTCCAGCACCGATGTCGCAACCTGCCCCTAACCGTAGTCCTCCGCAAGTGACTTCTTCATCGCTGTCATCATCTCCGCCATCATCACCTCTTGTTGTTGGATCGTCCACGTTGCCTGGTGGCAACCGACCCCCTAGCCCACCGACTCTTTCTCCCTCTCTCGCTTCACTAAACCAACATCCCATGCAAACTCGCTCCAAAAATACCATCTGCAAACCCAATCCAAAGTATCTTCTTCATACTAGATAGTCTTCCACAACCTTGTGAACCCTCCTCTGTCACGCGAATGCTCAAAGATCCGAATTGGGTACAGACCATGCATAAAGAGTATGATGCTCTTCTCCGTAATCAGACTTGGACTCTTGTTCCACTTTCGCCATACCAAAATCTTGTGGGTAATAAGTGGGTGTTTCGCATTAAGCATAATTCTGATGGCTCAATTGATCGGTATAAGGCTCGCCTTGTTACCAAGAGTTTTCATTAGAGCCCTAGTGTTGACTTTCATGATACATTCAACCCTATTATTAATCTAGTAACAATACGCATTATTCTTAGTTTGGCTGTGAATCGGAGGTGGTGTCTTCGCCAACTTGATGTAAACAATGTGTTTCTTAATAGCCATCTTGCAAAGGAGGTTTATATGGCGCAACCTTCGGGTATGCGTAGTGCTGAATTTTTGGATCATGTGTGTCGTTTGCATAAGGCGCTTTATGGCCTAAAGCAGGCTCCGCGCGCCTGGTATTTGGAGCTTCGTGCTTTCTTGGTCTCTCTTAGTTTTATCACATCCCGAGCTGACACCcccttatttttttattcttgGGATGATATTGTTATCTATTTctttgtatatgttgatgatctaatcattATAGGGAGTGATGCTTCTTCTGTTGATGTCATAGTATGTAAACTTCATGCAAAATTTGCGATTAAGTATCTTggggctctttccctcttctaCGGTATTGAAGTTCgtccaacctcaaatggtcttctctTGTCTCAGCAAAAGTATGTCACTGATCTTCTCTCCAAACACAACATGCTTGATTCCAAGCCGTTCTCCACTCCTATTGCTGCTGGCTCTCGTCTTAGTTTGCATGATGGGTCTTTATCTTTTGATACGACTAAGTTCCAACAAGTGGTTGGAGGCTTACAACATCTCCGTATGACTCGTCCTGATATTTTCTTTGCAGTCAACAAGCTTTCacagtttatgcatgctccttcagAGACGCATTGGGGTGTTGTGAAGCGTCTACTTCGGTATCTCAATGGTATTAGGGATCTTGGCATTCATCTTCTTGCGGATACACCTTTTACTCTTCATGGTTTCTCCGATGCAGACTGAGGAGGAGATCCAGATGATCGGTGTTCTACgggtgcatttattatttttctaggtgCTAATCCGATTTCCTGGAAATCTACAAACAGCGCACGGTTGCACGCTCttcgactgaggctgaatatcgTGTCATTGCCTCTGCAGCAActgagatccaatggattaagtcacttttgacaaaTCTGCTTCTTCTGATTACCACACCTGCTGTACTTTTTACTGATAATTTAGGTGTCACGTATCTTTCAGCTAATCTATTTTTCACTCTCGGATGAAGCATCTGGCTGTTGACTATCACTTTGTTCGTGATCTGGTGCAGGCCTCTGAACTACGAGTTACTCATATTTCTGTTGAGGATCAGTTGGTTGATGCACTTACAAAGTCACTTTCTCGACCTCGTTTGTTTGCTATTTGCAGCAAGATTGGTGTCATTTTTGGAACACCATCTTGAGAGggtgtattaggaaataattattataagtaaatagttatttattttcaaattattaaggaataattattattagaaaatagttattagagaataattattattagaaaatacttattattttcctaatttatgtattttcctattttcacttgtaatggtaTTTGTGAGAAATAGCCGGCAGGTGATGTCGTCGGCGGCAGCCATTGTAGAAGGCGGCTGGTAGGTATtgtggagaaaagaaagaaagaaagagaagaaaaaaatgttGTTGTTAAACTtagagctctgataccatattgacgatagaattcacacacatattattaatgatagcgtatggtatatataaatatcattacaagtgaaaataggaaaacacataaattagaaaaataataagtatttcctaataataattattctctaataactaggaaacaaataactattttctaataataattattccctaataactaggaaataaataactattttctaataataattatttcctaatacgtcaatatttatttcttttgatgtcctaCATATAATCAGTGATAGACCTGTTACCCTGTTGAGGGCTGGTAAGATTTTGACGATGAGTCATAATCCTGCCACGTGAGGGAGCAGCGTAGGTTCTCTCCAACGTCTGTCATGCGTCTCTagatgaagttgatgaagaaataaattgcacaagagtaggagatatcgaacctataatagcgttgaggagaagttgatcctgTCGGAGCCAGAGAATATGATTAGGATTCGCCCGAGGGAGTGTGACATCTGTAGGCGTTATCTGCGCAGGGGGGCAGGGACGTGAGCCATCAACAAAACCCGGTAAGTCATATCCAAATAGAAGAGACGTGAACTGGAAGTGCCAGACAGAATAATTGGAGGTGGTGAGTTTCAACGGTGTTTGAGCATTGACGTTGAGAACCACAAGAGAGGCAGGAGAatcaggagtatttgtgagagatagcTGGCAGGTGATGTCGTCGGCGGTAGCCATTGTAGAAGGCGGCTAGAGCCGACGGTTGATGTCGTCGGTGGCAGCCATAGTAGAAGGCGGTTGGAAGATATTgcggagaaaagaaagaaagaaagagaagaaaaaaaaggattGATGTTAAGTTTAGATCTCTGATACCatattgacgatagaattcacacatattattaatgatagcatatggtatatataaataccattataagtgaaaataaaaaaaaatacataaattaggaaaacaataagtatttcctaataataattattctctaataactatgaaacaaataactattttctaataataattatttcctaataactagaaaataaataactatttacttataataattatttcctaataattaATCCATGTTTTTTCATCCCTTCGActctatttttttaaagttatattTTTGCTCTACccctatatatatttttaatgtgttcaaaggaggagaattaaaggttaagtttagggggagggtaGGTACATTTTCttgattttttacaatttttcttgtatgcaaaatatgtacttgtcgattttattactatttattttttgatttatcctaacttaac contains:
- the LOC122025112 gene encoding phenolic glucoside malonyltransferase 1-like; the encoded protein is MGPVGASNLKPREFTTIKVSMSPELRVIKRYEVSPPPGTVDDSTLSLTYLDLLWLKNGSVERVFFYPLAVSVSHFIDSVVPTLKSSLSAALRHFYPLAGKIRSSAASSDGYEIHYADGDSVPFTVAEYSGDFDDLSSDHPRLFNDMLPLLPELPESSIDNNGIRLLALQATLFPERGVAVGISVHHSACDGSSSTRFLSAWASACAGAGVMVPPVIDRSMITDPDDLYSVFLNGIVRRQSNTSMMHLKAPPDAVLQSFTIGKYHIQKLKELVAQSGDLSFRCSTVVAAFAYVWVCHFKARLPEISNKCILMAMAGDCRPWLKPPVPAAFFGNCITFAFTEAKACDLEKENGVAAAARLIGKAVQVFKENPLKDAKHWPGGFKIEKEPDFLTVAGSPTFKVYNLDFGWGRPKKVEITSIAKTGAISVAESRQEEGGVEIGLVRPKAEMQLFEKHFYDGLKMFE